In one Macaca fascicularis isolate 582-1 chromosome 6, T2T-MFA8v1.1 genomic region, the following are encoded:
- the HNRNPAB gene encoding heterogeneous nuclear ribonucleoprotein A/B isoform X1 translates to MSEAGEEQPMETTGATENGHEAAPEGESPAGAGTGATAGAGGATAAPPSGNQNGAEGDQINASKNEEDAGKMFVGGLSWDTSKKDLKDYFTKFGEVVDCTIKMDPNTGRSRGFGFILFKDAASVEKVLDQKEHRLDGRVIDPKKAMAMKKDPVKKIFVGGLNPEATEEKIREYFGEFGEIEAIELPMDPKLNKRRGFVFITFKEEEPVKKVLEKKFHTISGSKCEIKVAQPKEVYQQQQYGSGGRGNRNRGNRGSGGGGGGGGQSQSWNQGYGNYWNQGYGYQQGYGPGYGGYDYSPYGYYGYGPGYDYSQGSTNYGKSQRRGGHQNNYKPY, encoded by the exons ATGTCGGAAGCGGGCGAGGAGCAGCCCATGGAGACGACGGGCGCCACCGAGAACGGACATGAGGCCGCCCCTGAAGGCGAGTCCCCGGCCGGGGCTGGCACGGGCGCCACGGCGGGGGCTGGAGGCGCGACCGCGGCGCCCCCGAGCGGGAATCAGAACGGCGCCGAGGGCGACCAGATCAACGCCAGCAAGAACGAGGAGGACGCGGG AAAAATGTTCGTTGGTGGCCTGAGCTGGGATACTAgcaaaaaagatttaaaagactATTTTACTAAATTTGGAGAGGTCGTTGACTGTACAATAAAAATGGATCCCAACACTGGACGGTCAAGAGGGTTTGGGTTTATCCTGTTCAAAGATGCAGCCAGTGTGGAGAAG GTCCTAGACCAGAAGGAGCACAGGCTGGATGGCCGTGTCATTGACCCTAAAAAGGCCATGGCTATGAAGAAGGACCCAGTGAAGAAAATCTTCGTTGGGGGTCTGAATCCTGAAGCCACTGAGGAAAAGATCAGGGAGTACTTTGGCGAGTTTGGGGAG ATTGAGGCCATTGAACTTCCAATGGATCCAAAGTTGAACAAAAGACGAGGTTTTGTGTTTATCACCTTTAAAGAAGAAGAACCTGTGAAGAAGGTTCTGGAGAAAAAGTTCCATACCATCAGTGGAAGCAAG TGTGAAATCAAGGTGGCCCAGCCCAAAGAAGTCTATCAGCAGCAGCAGTATGGCTCTGGGGGCCGTGGAAACCGCAACCGAGGGAACCGAGGCAGCGGaggtggcggtggaggtggag GTCAGAGTCAGAGTTGGAATCAGGGCTACGGCAACTACTGGAACCAGGGCTACGGCTACCAGCAGGGCTACGGGCCTGGCTATGGCGGCTACGACTACTCGCCCTATGGCTATTACGGCTACGGCCCCGGCTACGACTACA GTCAGGGTAGTACAAACTACGGCAAGAGCCAGCGACGTGGTGGCCATCAGAATAACTACAAGCCATACTGA
- the HNRNPAB gene encoding heterogeneous nuclear ribonucleoprotein A/B isoform X2 — MSEAGEEQPMETTGATENGHEAAPEGESPAGAGTGATAGAGGATAAPPSGNQNGAEGDQINASKNEEDAGKMFVGGLSWDTSKKDLKDYFTKFGEVVDCTIKMDPNTGRSRGFGFILFKDAASVEKVLDQKEHRLDGRVIDPKKAMAMKKDPVKKIFVGGLNPEATEEKIREYFGEFGEIEAIELPMDPKLNKRRGFVFITFKEEEPVKKVLEKKFHTISGSKCEIKVAQPKEVYQQQQYGSGGRGNRNRGNRGSGGGGGGGGQGSTNYGKSQRRGGHQNNYKPY; from the exons ATGTCGGAAGCGGGCGAGGAGCAGCCCATGGAGACGACGGGCGCCACCGAGAACGGACATGAGGCCGCCCCTGAAGGCGAGTCCCCGGCCGGGGCTGGCACGGGCGCCACGGCGGGGGCTGGAGGCGCGACCGCGGCGCCCCCGAGCGGGAATCAGAACGGCGCCGAGGGCGACCAGATCAACGCCAGCAAGAACGAGGAGGACGCGGG AAAAATGTTCGTTGGTGGCCTGAGCTGGGATACTAgcaaaaaagatttaaaagactATTTTACTAAATTTGGAGAGGTCGTTGACTGTACAATAAAAATGGATCCCAACACTGGACGGTCAAGAGGGTTTGGGTTTATCCTGTTCAAAGATGCAGCCAGTGTGGAGAAG GTCCTAGACCAGAAGGAGCACAGGCTGGATGGCCGTGTCATTGACCCTAAAAAGGCCATGGCTATGAAGAAGGACCCAGTGAAGAAAATCTTCGTTGGGGGTCTGAATCCTGAAGCCACTGAGGAAAAGATCAGGGAGTACTTTGGCGAGTTTGGGGAG ATTGAGGCCATTGAACTTCCAATGGATCCAAAGTTGAACAAAAGACGAGGTTTTGTGTTTATCACCTTTAAAGAAGAAGAACCTGTGAAGAAGGTTCTGGAGAAAAAGTTCCATACCATCAGTGGAAGCAAG TGTGAAATCAAGGTGGCCCAGCCCAAAGAAGTCTATCAGCAGCAGCAGTATGGCTCTGGGGGCCGTGGAAACCGCAACCGAGGGAACCGAGGCAGCGGaggtggcggtggaggtggag GTCAGGGTAGTACAAACTACGGCAAGAGCCAGCGACGTGGTGGCCATCAGAATAACTACAAGCCATACTGA